In Cheilinus undulatus linkage group 16, ASM1832078v1, whole genome shotgun sequence, one DNA window encodes the following:
- the LOC121524584 gene encoding ictacalcin-like, protein MSEIQTAMTLLISTFEKYAGREGNKHTLNKAELKDLLQSELGEMLGRANDKTAVDRIFSELDANRDNSVDFEEFGKMIFCLTVMCHEYFIGKK, encoded by the exons ATGTCTGAAATCCAGACAGCTATGACCCTCCTCATCTCcacttttgaaaaatatgctgGCAGAGAGGGGAACAAACACACCCTGAACAAGGCCGAGCTCAAAGATCTGCTGCAGAGTGAACTTGGAGAAATGCTGGGG AGAGCCAATGACAAAACAGCAGTGGACCGCATCTTCAGTGAGCTGGATGCAAACAGAGACAACAGCGTGGACTTTGAGGAGTTTGGAAAAATGATCTTCTGCCTCACTGTAATGTGCCACGAGTACTTCATTGGTAAAAAGTAG
- the s100a10a gene encoding protein S100-A10a: MPSELETAMESLIKVFHRYASKEGRSGTLSRRELRELMENELSNFLKSQKDPAAVDQIMKDLDTNGDGQVDFEEFVSLVVGLSVACEQCYQMHMKKMAKK; encoded by the exons ATGCCTTCAGAACTAGAGACAGCTATGGAGTCCCTTATCAAGGTGTTCCACAGATACGCCTCTAAAGAAGGGCGCAGCGGCACTCTGAGCCGACGAGAGCTCAGAGAGCTGATGGAAAATGAGCTGTCAAACTTCCTCAAG TCTCAGAAGGACCCTGCTGCTGTGGACCAAATCATGAAGGACCTGGACACAAACGGGGATGGCCAGGTGGACTTTGAAGAGTTTGTTTCTCTGGTTGTTGGACTTTCCGTTGCCTGTGAGCAGTGCTATCAGATGCATATgaagaaaatggcaaagaagTGA